Genomic segment of Candidatus Bathyarchaeia archaeon:
TGTTTATAAGTTTTTCCACTTTTTGCAACTATCAAAAGTTTTATATTGCAAAAAGCCACAAAAAACTAAATTGTGTGGATGAGTATGTCCGAAGGCAAAAACATCCTGGACATCCGCGTGAAGCTGAAAGGCGAAGTTAGAAACCGCTTCCTACGGATAAAAAGCGCCAAGGGCCTGACAAACAACACTGAGGTTCTGAGGCTGATCATCAACGAGTATTTTGAGAAGAATCTTGCAAAGAGGGACTGAAAGATGGGTGGAAGATCACCTGCAGACGTGGTTTCGTTAGAAGACCGCGAGTTTATTCGCGAGGAGCTGGCCTGGCTTGCCGAGTGGGTTCGCAGCCGATATCCAAAACTCAACTTTTGCGACATTCGACGCTTCCTGACTGAAATGGTTTCCGTGAGCGTTTAGGAGGAAAGGGTTTTGGCTCGTAAAGTCAAGGTTTCAGCCTCTATCGAGCAGGAAGACCTTGAGAGGCTTGAGGATTTAAGCCGTGAAACAGGCAAGTCGATAAGCTCCATTGTTTGCATGGCCGTTAAGGAGTTTTTGGAAAAGAGGCTTAAAGGAGGGAAGAGTGTTGAGTGAAGCTGTTAGCCAAATAAGCGAGTGCGAGTTCGAAGAGTTTAGGGATCCCCTCCTAAAGCTCAAAGGTGTAACGCCCGAGTTTGCAGCCCTGCTCAAGGAGGCGGGCTATTATACTTTAGAGTCGATTGCTGCTGAGGTTCCCCACTTTCTATTTCAAAGAATCGGCGAGAAAATGGGTTTTAGCCTCGATAAGGCTGAGGCTCTCATTAGGGAGGCGCGAAGCAAACTTGACATCCGCATATTGTCGGCTAAAGAGCTTTACGAGGAAGAGCTTAGGCGCAAAACAATTCCGACGGGCTCAAGGGCTCTTGACGAGATTTTGGGCGGCGGTATAAGAACTCAGGAGATTACTGAGGTTTGTGGAAGCTACGCTTGCGGCAAAACAGAGCTTGTATACACAACAGCCGTTTTAGCGCCTAAAGCCTTAGGCGGAGACGTTCTAATCTTGGACACGGAGGCCACCCTAAGCGTAACCCGAATACGCCAAATCGCAAAGGCGAGGGATCTTAACCCAGACGAGGCGATAAGCCCCATCCACCTGCGGAGGGTTCCCTCATCCTCAGACCTTACAGCAACCCTTGAAACAGCCCACAAGTTCATCAAAGAAAAAGGCATCCGCTACCTGGCCATTGACAGCTTTGTATCCCCTTTTAGAAGGGAGTATCCTGGACGCGAGCTATTATGCCCAAGGCAGCAGAAGCTGAACTACGCCATCGGCCTACTAATAAAACTGGCAAGGGCTTACGACATGGCTGTCCTCGTAACAAACCAGGTTCAGGCAACCCCAGTAGCCCAGTACACAACAACAAGACCCGAGTTTTTGAAACCGCCTATAGGCGGTTACGTAATGGCGTATGGAGCCAACAACCGCATATACCTACAAGAAACCGACAAGCCAAACGTCAGCATAGCCACGCTAATAGACTCAAGCTACCTTCCACGGCAAAGCAGAACCATAAGGATAACTGAAAGGGGAATAGAAGACGCAGATTAGAAAAAGCCAAATTTTCGCCCCTTTTTCGAAAAGAGGCAAAACTTCAACATAATATTAACACCGTCGGTAAGGTGATGATAAAAATTGGCG
This window contains:
- a CDS encoding ribbon-helix-helix domain-containing protein; the protein is MARKVKVSASIEQEDLERLEDLSRETGKSISSIVCMAVKEFLEKRLKGGKSVE
- a CDS encoding DNA repair and recombination protein RadA, with protein sequence MSEAVSQISECEFEEFRDPLLKLKGVTPEFAALLKEAGYYTLESIAAEVPHFLFQRIGEKMGFSLDKAEALIREARSKLDIRILSAKELYEEELRRKTIPTGSRALDEILGGGIRTQEITEVCGSYACGKTELVYTTAVLAPKALGGDVLILDTEATLSVTRIRQIAKARDLNPDEAISPIHLRRVPSSSDLTATLETAHKFIKEKGIRYLAIDSFVSPFRREYPGRELLCPRQQKLNYAIGLLIKLARAYDMAVLVTNQVQATPVAQYTTTRPEFLKPPIGGYVMAYGANNRIYLQETDKPNVSIATLIDSSYLPRQSRTIRITERGIEDAD